In one Grus americana isolate bGruAme1 chromosome 1, bGruAme1.mat, whole genome shotgun sequence genomic region, the following are encoded:
- the LOC129204049 gene encoding eukaryotic translation initiation factor 3 subunit A-like, with protein MAAERCLHRRGAARPGGEGCAEPGHGAGSGSGRLGLEKEKPPLEGVVGWRRRPVSSLRLSPPARSGAGTFLPATGERLLARPRGPPRQRTSAWRGSRRAADGEGGGGRPREHRPSPRASDRWSGARQREPRGRHVAGGGAGAARRRSAGRAPRERDLARPRRPAGVRAGRGGRRGWAWPPASFDPAGRCVKRLGCGPGVRSGGLEEGWFLGRREGPQSGFRESRTSQALARLSAHGDGLLLCLSDFLLEGFPAFLDSSALQDCLPRDSANQAPKQANICPPEVQGSSSADPPPYFSENQKLCYFMIAVPKTASNHHITHKSFSVHKQQQTSGKLQSPMRTRSSDCETSLSCL; from the exons ATGGCGGCGGAGCGGTGTTTACATCGCCGCGGCGCCGCTCGCCCCGGCGGCGAGGGGTGCGCGGAGCCGGG GCATGGTGCCGGCTCGGGCTCCGGGCGCTTGGGCCTCGAGAAGGAGAAGCCGCCGCTCGAGGGGGTGGTTGGGTGGCGG AGGCGCCCAGTGTCCAGTTTGCGGCTTTCGCCGCCCGCTCGCAGCGGGGCAGGGACTTTCCTGCCAGCCACGGGGGAGCGGCTGTTAGCCCGCCCCCGCGGGCCGCCCCGCCAACGGACGAGCGCGTGGCGGGGCTCGAGGCGTGCTGCggatggggaaggaggagggggacgCCCGAGGGAACACCGCCCCTCCCCGAGAGCCAGTGACAGGTGGAGCGGCGCCCGCCAGCGCGAGCCCCGTGGCCGTCACgtggcggggggcggggcgggcgccgcGCGGCGGAGGAGCGCGGGGCGGGCGCCGCGCGAGAGAGATCTCGCGAGGCCGCGGCGGCCCGCAGGCGTgagggcggggcggggaggccGCCGGGGCTGGGCATGGCCGCCGGCTTCCTTCGACCCCGCCGGGCGTTGCGTGAAGCGGCTCGGCTGCGGCCCGGGGGTGCGGAGCGGCGGGTTGGAGGAGGGCTGGTTCCTAGGAAGGCGGGAAGGACCGCAGTCGGGCTTCCGGGAAAGTCGCACGT ctcaggcaCTGGCTCGTCTTTCGGCACATGgggatggcctgctcctgtgcctttcagattttcttcttgaaggattcccagccttcctggactcctctgcccttcaggactgcctcccaagggactctgccaaCCAGGCCCCTAAACAGGCCAAcatctgccctccagaagtccaaggtagcagttctgctgacccccctccttacttctctgAGAATCAAAAACTCTGTTATTTCATGATCGCTGtgcccaagacagcctccaaccatcacattacccacaagtccttctctgttcacaaacaacAG cagacgtCTGGTAAGTTGCAGTCCCCCATGAGAACAAGGTCTAGCGATTGTGAGACTTCTCTCAGCTGCTTGtag